A single window of Sebastes umbrosus isolate fSebUmb1 chromosome 16, fSebUmb1.pri, whole genome shotgun sequence DNA harbors:
- the LOC119474461 gene encoding uncharacterized protein LOC119474461, translating to MVRAPQSLCFPPPLSSSLGARPRLACLLTGYSPQGAVVSWQVDGTEFGGGTKLIINLGVGQPTLTVLPPSREELKQGSATLVCLASGGFPSAWTLGWKGGVQQQLLRGVNSLEVLGRDGHYSWSSHPEPPCRQWRKAGSVSCEASLSGQRPVTQSLEPEPLLRVELQQHFLSANDAASLNRDLDEAPDLLCSHVSACLHSSLLSVYSACCFLILIFCMFFLCSLK from the exons ATGGTCAGGGcccctcagtctctctgcttcccccctcctctgagCAGCTCTCTGGGGGCTCGGCCACGCTTGGCCTGCCTGCTGACCGGCTACTCTCCTCAGGGAGCCGTGGTGAGCTGGCAGGTGGACGGTACGGAG tttggtggaggaaccaaactcatcattaact tggGTGTGGGGCAGCCCACCCTGACCGTCCTCCCCCCCtccagagaggagctgaagcagGGCAGTGCCACactggtgtgtctggccagTGGGGGCTTCCCCTCAGCCTGGACGCTGGGCTGGAAAGGTggggtgcagcagcagctcctcagggGCGTCAACAGCCTGGAGGTCCTGGGGAGGGACGGCCACTACAGCTGGAGCAGCCACCCTGAGCCTCCTTGCAGACAGTGGAGGAAGGCGGGCTCAGTGAGCTGTGAGGCCAGTCTGAGTGGACAGaggcctgtcactcaaagccTGGAGCCTGAACCGCTGCTCAGAGTAGAGCTTCAGcaacacttcctgtctgcaAATGATGCCGCTTCTTTGAACAGAGATCTGGATGAAGCTCCAGATCTCCTCTGTTCacatgtttctgcatgtttacACAGCTCTCTACTCAGTGTTTACTCTGCATGTTGCTTTCTAATACTCATCTTCTGCATGTTCTTCTTATGTTCATTAAAATGA